Proteins from a single region of Candidatus Woesearchaeota archaeon:
- a CDS encoding DNA-directed RNA polymerase subunit N, with the protein MIIPIRCFSCGKPVGHLYEEFKERVEKGENAAKVMDSLGLRRYCCRGIMLGHVELIDVAGEFKRG; encoded by the coding sequence ATGATCATCCCTATTCGTTGCTTTTCCTGTGGAAAACCCGTTGGACATCTTTACGAAGAATTCAAAGAACGTGTTGAAAAAGGCGAAAACGCAGCAAAAGTGATGGATTCATTAGGATTACGTCGCTACTGCTGCCGTGGAATCATGCTAGGACACGTCGAATTGATTGATGTTGCTGGCGAATTCAAACGCGGATAG
- the rplM gene encoding 50S ribosomal protein L13 has product MRIYNAEGMIIGRLATLVAKDALLGEEVRIINCEKALISGAKENTLAREKQRRLRKGYPLKAQTISRLADRHVRRTVRGMLPWKFTRGREAYKRVLCYIGVPAEFEGKTTIPTPKASSDKLPTLKYITIGEMCKRLGAKQ; this is encoded by the coding sequence ATGAGAATCTACAACGCAGAAGGCATGATCATTGGACGACTTGCAACTCTTGTTGCTAAAGACGCTTTACTTGGTGAGGAAGTCCGCATTATTAACTGTGAAAAAGCGTTAATTAGTGGTGCAAAAGAAAATACCCTCGCACGTGAAAAACAACGCCGTCTCCGTAAAGGATACCCTTTAAAAGCTCAAACTATCTCCCGTTTAGCAGACCGACATGTACGTCGAACTGTGCGGGGAATGCTTCCATGGAAATTTACTCGTGGTCGTGAAGCATATAAGCGAGTTTTATGTTATATTGGTGTTCCAGCTGAATTTGAAGGAAAAACAACCATTCCAACACCAAAAGCAAGTTCAGATAAATTACCAACACTTAAATATATCACAATTGGAGAAATGTGTAAACGTCTTGGTGCTAAACAATGA
- a CDS encoding DNA-directed RNA polymerase subunit L, with product MEVNVLEESKTKLVFQLKGETHTFCNLLKEELLAVKGVTLSTYRIDHPLIGVPQFLLETKGIEPRKAVKEALKSMKKKAEEFKKDASGL from the coding sequence ATGGAAGTAAATGTTCTTGAAGAATCAAAAACCAAGCTTGTATTCCAACTCAAAGGCGAAACTCACACGTTTTGCAATCTTTTAAAAGAAGAACTTCTTGCTGTTAAAGGTGTAACCCTCTCTACCTACCGTATTGATCACCCATTGATTGGTGTTCCTCAATTTCTTCTTGAAACTAAAGGTATCGAACCACGTAAAGCAGTCAAAGAAGCTCTTAAATCTATGAAAAAGAAAGCAGAAGAGTTCAAAAAAGACGCGAGCGGATTATAA
- a CDS encoding 30S ribosomal protein S11, whose amino-acid sequence MQKIRWGVAHILSTYNNTIITVTDITGTETIARASGGQMVKSDRLESSPTAAMGCAKKVAEICAEKGISGLYIRVRGKGGHNGPKNTGPGAQAAIRALSRIGIRIGKIDEVTPEPHNGCRMKGGRRGRRV is encoded by the coding sequence ATGCAAAAAATTCGTTGGGGAGTTGCTCACATTCTTTCAACATACAACAACACAATCATCACCGTAACTGATATTACTGGTACTGAAACTATTGCTCGCGCAAGTGGTGGGCAGATGGTTAAATCTGACCGTCTTGAAAGTTCACCAACTGCTGCAATGGGATGTGCCAAAAAAGTTGCTGAAATTTGCGCAGAAAAGGGTATTAGTGGACTCTATATACGTGTTCGCGGAAAAGGCGGTCACAACGGTCCAAAAAATACCGGGCCTGGAGCACAAGCAGCAATTCGCGCACTCTCTCGTATTGGAATTCGCATAGGTAAAATAGATGAAGTAACACCAGAACCTCATAACGGATGCCGAATGAAAGGCGGACGTCGTGGACGGAGGGTTTAA
- a CDS encoding 50S ribosomal protein L18e: MIRSGPTNYQTIQLLNVLDEKARTSPLWKRVAKDVRKPSRQRRMVNIYKIEKFAQDGEIVIVPGKVLSVGDLTKKVHVAALQFSAEAKHKIEAAKGKATTIQELLAHNPDTKKVRILG; the protein is encoded by the coding sequence ATGATACGCAGCGGCCCAACTAATTACCAGACAATCCAATTACTAAATGTACTTGATGAGAAAGCACGCACATCTCCATTATGGAAACGTGTAGCAAAAGACGTGCGAAAACCGTCTCGTCAACGACGTATGGTTAATATCTATAAAATTGAAAAATTTGCTCAAGATGGAGAGATTGTTATTGTACCTGGAAAAGTACTCAGTGTAGGAGACTTAACCAAAAAAGTACATGTAGCAGCACTTCAATTCTCAGCTGAAGCAAAACATAAAATTGAAGCTGCAAAAGGCAAAGCAACAACTATTCAAGAGCTACTTGCTCATAACCCAGATACTAAAAAAGTGAGGATCCTAGGATAA
- a CDS encoding 30S ribosomal protein S13: protein MSVEPKKDFKHIVRVANVDLPGTKSIRYALTNIRGIGVTLSDAILSISSVPRTTKAGELTDQQLVKINETIAHLEKAGLPTWMFNRRKDYETGENKHLITSSLSFTQENDLKRLKKIKSLRGIRHIRGLPVRGQRTRSNFRRSKGKVVGVAKKK, encoded by the coding sequence ATGTCCGTAGAACCAAAAAAAGATTTCAAACACATTGTGCGTGTAGCGAATGTAGACCTACCAGGTACTAAATCTATTCGCTATGCACTTACCAACATCCGCGGAATCGGCGTTACTCTCTCCGATGCAATCCTCTCAATCTCTTCTGTTCCCCGAACAACTAAAGCTGGAGAACTTACAGATCAACAACTCGTCAAAATTAATGAGACTATTGCTCATTTAGAAAAAGCAGGACTTCCTACTTGGATGTTTAATCGACGTAAAGACTACGAAACTGGCGAAAATAAACATTTGATTACTAGTTCATTATCATTCACACAAGAAAACGATCTTAAACGACTCAAAAAAATTAAATCCCTTCGCGGAATTCGTCACATCCGTGGTCTACCAGTACGTGGTCAACGTACTCGGTCAAACTTCAGACGAAGTAAAGGCAAAGTTGTAGGCGTTGCGAAGAAGAAATAG
- a CDS encoding DNA-directed RNA polymerase subunit D yields the protein MAIHIEKISESKKENRLNVRVKGADDAFINTLRRLILEEVPTLAVEDIEIKDNNSALYDEMLALRIGLVPIKTDLANYSLPKSIEEVQERSARCTLQLKLKASKKGYVYAEEAESADPKCTFVYPKMPLVKLLAKQKVDLTLIAVMGQGKDHTKWSPGWAFYRNEASLNVGKVKDAAAVVAQSTDGVLTLKGNKIEVNEDKLYDSNLLEFYTELDPEITLEYTGNIILTVESWGQLSPKQMLVKSAEILIEKIDEMEGLI from the coding sequence ATGGCAATTCATATTGAAAAGATCTCTGAGAGTAAAAAAGAAAATCGTCTTAATGTACGTGTTAAAGGTGCAGATGACGCATTTATTAATACTCTACGTCGTCTTATTCTCGAAGAAGTGCCAACTCTCGCTGTTGAAGACATAGAAATCAAAGATAACAACAGTGCCCTTTATGATGAGATGCTCGCGTTACGTATCGGATTAGTGCCAATAAAAACTGATCTTGCAAATTATTCCCTTCCTAAATCAATAGAAGAAGTACAAGAACGTAGTGCTCGTTGCACCTTACAACTAAAACTCAAAGCATCCAAAAAAGGATATGTCTATGCTGAAGAAGCAGAAAGCGCAGATCCAAAATGTACCTTTGTATATCCTAAAATGCCATTAGTTAAATTACTAGCAAAACAAAAAGTTGATCTAACACTTATCGCAGTCATGGGACAAGGAAAAGATCATACCAAATGGTCACCAGGATGGGCATTTTATCGTAATGAAGCTTCACTCAATGTAGGTAAAGTAAAAGACGCAGCTGCTGTAGTTGCGCAAAGCACTGATGGAGTTTTAACCTTAAAAGGAAATAAAATTGAAGTGAATGAAGACAAATTATACGACAGTAATTTACTTGAATTTTATACCGAACTTGACCCAGAAATCACCTTAGAATACACTGGAAATATCATACTCACTGTTGAAAGCTGGGGACAACTTAGTCCTAAACAAATGCTTGTAAAAAGTGCAGAAATATTAATAGAAAAAATTGATGAAATGGAGGGCTTGATTTAA
- a CDS encoding 30S ribosomal protein S9: MKSQTQNLTKGKRKCAVARASLKAGTGRIFINGQGFESFGNSLLRMRVSEPLVLAGPIAHKVDIAVIINGGGVSSQADAARLAIARVLVEEHEELKKVFTDYDRLLLVADVRRKESCKPNDSKARAKRQKSYR; the protein is encoded by the coding sequence ATGAAATCTCAAACTCAAAACCTTACAAAAGGAAAACGAAAATGCGCAGTTGCTCGTGCATCTCTAAAAGCAGGAACTGGAAGAATCTTTATTAATGGACAAGGATTTGAAAGTTTTGGTAACAGTCTTTTACGCATGAGAGTATCAGAACCACTCGTGCTTGCTGGACCCATCGCACATAAAGTTGATATTGCAGTTATTATCAATGGTGGAGGAGTAAGCTCTCAAGCAGATGCTGCTCGTCTTGCTATTGCCCGTGTATTAGTTGAAGAACACGAAGAACTCAAAAAAGTCTTCACCGACTATGACCGTTTACTGCTTGTTGCTGACGTTCGTCGCAAAGAATCATGTAAACCTAACGATTCCAAAGCTCGTGCTAAACGACAAAAATCATACAGGTAG
- a CDS encoding 30S ribosomal protein S4, translating to MGDPKKLKKKYSTPNHPWIRAAIESEKVLVQEFGLVKKKEILIASSFLRKYKKIAKNLIATKTQQAQREKELVLAKLKRLGILPSTGTLDQILTLEVKDVLNRRMQSVVYRKGLARSMKQARQFITHRHVRIADKEVTSPSYLVPLEEEEAIAFHEKSVFINVDHPERIVATKPKDDSKKDKKNKGNDEEDVIIPEENVE from the coding sequence GTGGGAGATCCTAAAAAACTTAAAAAGAAATATTCAACTCCGAACCATCCTTGGATTCGTGCTGCTATTGAATCTGAAAAAGTACTAGTTCAAGAATTTGGACTTGTAAAGAAAAAAGAAATTCTCATAGCAAGCTCTTTTTTACGTAAGTACAAAAAGATTGCAAAAAATCTTATTGCTACTAAAACACAACAAGCTCAACGAGAAAAAGAATTGGTATTAGCAAAACTCAAACGCCTTGGTATCTTACCATCAACTGGCACCTTAGATCAAATTCTTACACTTGAAGTTAAAGATGTATTAAATCGACGTATGCAAAGCGTAGTCTATCGTAAAGGTCTTGCGCGAAGTATGAAACAAGCACGACAGTTTATCACACACCGACACGTTCGCATCGCAGATAAAGAAGTAACATCACCTTCCTATCTTGTACCCCTAGAGGAAGAAGAAGCTATTGCATTCCATGAAAAATCTGTATTCATTAATGTAGATCACCCAGAACGGATTGTAGCTACTAAACCTAAAGACGATTCTAAAAAAGACAAAAAGAATAAAGGAAATGATGAAGAAGATGTCATAATTCCTGAGGAGAATGTAGAATGA
- a CDS encoding proteasome assembly chaperone family protein — protein sequence MMKLILTKKPKNVTIIEGFPGFGLIGTIATEFLMEHLQTEKIGTVEIDDIPAMVAIHGGKVVEPVSIHYNKKHNLVLVHALNVGKNAGWQLADVALELAKQVTAKEIISLEGVGSPSGEDNRIFYYTSKKNTIGKLEGMASPLMEGVIVGVTGALLAKNSLIPQMALFAEARSNLPDSKAAAHIIQALDAYLGLEINPQPLLKQAQQFEAQLRGMLQKGQKAQEIQEEKHLSYVG from the coding sequence ATGATGAAACTTATTCTTACTAAAAAACCAAAAAATGTTACGATTATTGAGGGCTTTCCTGGCTTTGGTTTAATTGGCACGATTGCAACTGAATTTTTAATGGAGCATTTACAAACTGAAAAAATAGGTACGGTTGAAATAGATGATATTCCTGCAATGGTGGCAATTCATGGAGGAAAAGTTGTTGAGCCAGTTTCAATTCATTATAATAAAAAGCATAATCTCGTGCTTGTTCATGCACTTAATGTTGGAAAAAATGCAGGATGGCAACTTGCTGATGTTGCGTTAGAACTTGCTAAACAAGTGACTGCAAAAGAGATAATTTCGTTAGAGGGTGTTGGTTCTCCAAGTGGTGAAGACAATCGAATTTTTTATTATACTTCAAAGAAAAATACGATTGGCAAGTTAGAAGGTATGGCGTCGCCACTCATGGAAGGAGTTATTGTGGGTGTTACTGGAGCGTTACTTGCAAAAAATTCTTTAATACCACAAATGGCCTTGTTTGCAGAAGCGAGAAGTAATTTACCTGATAGTAAAGCAGCAGCTCATATTATTCAAGCATTGGATGCATATTTGGGTCTTGAAATTAATCCTCAACCATTGCTAAAACAAGCTCAACAATTTGAAGCGCAGTTGCGAGGAATGCTGCAAAAAGGACAAAAAGCTCAAGAGATACAGGAAGAAAAACATTTGAGTTATGTGGGGTAA